Proteins from one Deinococcus apachensis DSM 19763 genomic window:
- a CDS encoding translocation/assembly module TamB domain-containing protein, translating into MLLGLLAWLAPTLLGQWALRQVNSAGTQITADGVSGPLWSPTLRGARVQLPGVNGTAAQAGVSVAGVDLRNKTVRLNVKVRDGAVNLRLKDLLSGEKGGAGQAGGGWKVVLGGLDVQGTRVNVDGSGVNIPDGRFQVTPGKNGALAMRGQTPDGDLNADVTVREGKAGNVFLLDLGADARVLNHYWPGVTGGRITGRYQIGDGPVRGDLRLSNGSVRVPEARFVTVQDVSGTATHRGDDITLNLAGQGWNGPVTARGGVDLKARNWTVTADAEPTVEGLARALGTTGTGDLRLRVTAGGWSTVRVKGSAKGAGRLAGVPFRDLNAEYTFLSREGQASGEQPTNDLTFSARTALAGEQILQGRWAFGQEGQARWEGVFAQKPLDVAANIDAQNVLRLTGQGLGGPLTGTLALKNQELSATLNPTYGAARARVALSGQPSDLRAVVTGGEAGPFALAGTAQFNREGLKADLGAVQLDLDRNFRGQWSARNLRGAGITLGGGGRLDLTGGDVVGTLAASVPGVTGTLRGPLNLNYLEQRGTFTPGDQRLTWRGDAFTLEARNLPVLGGARVNGTATVTNQLRAFGTLTATGNGYALTATGQGDTARLRGTARGVTVLADTRLSNGFPTTARVQGADIQGTLSLDRGVRFTLRAAGQTARGVIDGENWDATGRVNLAALRPLLGVEDLGGTLDLALAGRGGTARVDGTVAGAAVRGTLTRVGGAVTANLRGALAGVTANLAGRVYPDVQASGTASWQGQTLNAALSGEYGNLRARLTGRTGALSFAGVTLPGQAVNLSGTLTPALTASGTWGDLRARYNARTGLLSVSGQQALTAFGQAGRVRGEATWGPGFRGNVNARGVLDQYTVALRGPWQNLNVLLTDGEGLRATGTAALPAGRYDLDVRGPVAGLYVDGHVTGTGTEPRGTVNVFDGSGGGARVTLRGFSDFDVRSRGLTLAGQRLRGDLTARNGVLNGDLTAGPLRVRASGGNVTAGGEIAGHRVTAQGRLTLPATLENLRVRVTGPYLTAEATGGVANLSGTVRVREQTFGQGTARVTLPAQVFPLAASLTGARAEVGGLTYRAGTWGGSAGLRYALAGQAGTVRLLGDGARLSAAPTGPLGGRVTLLPQVGGTLTARLAPFLPLLPEAVRAQVVPGELVASLNPRGATLSTRGTRYLSDPLNLNGRVGWARGVTATATLTHPDARATLRYDGRDLTVRGVRLDAQLLRPLVETSGRVTADLTVPGLDFGRADGRARVNVTAAGQPVTGTVSLANGQPTADLRAGPLRLTVRDGQVNASGELAGHRLDAKAQLSGLTTLSGLRVAVHGPYLTANAAGDLARLRGSLGLKGQTFGAGGASLSLPSQTLPLTASVTGGRLGLGGLTYAGGRWSGRAGLRYSLGGREGTLGLVGEGAGLAAVPSGPLGGRVTLLPGLGGTLIADLAPFLTALPAEVRAEVVPGQLTAQVRADGATLGSRGSRYQGDPLNLAGRVSWRGGMTASAELTHPGTRIPLRYDGRNLIISGAEVNARFLRPVLEATGQVTASLTVPGLDFGRANGQAQVDLTAAGQRAVGGVTLRGGQLSADLTSNLAGLDVRVRGPLYPRANAGLNVGDVRGTLSGDAAEVLTLRAAGTYEGRALDLTAVGRALTGPDAAATLRATVAGANVDLDLNRARDDWRVGGTFAAPDLRVLAGTAGQISGTIGGTLRNLRVNAAGEVAGATFQAPATFTGGVLRLNGATASLSFGNLRASGPVFPALALSAKATLTEGLPGTYTVQARGSLGKPDVTAQGTLVSGASGLQADSSRLTARLLGRDWKLNVTGEPLAGFVRGQLGSGALGGLQDSRLNIHTTFLSGETRVRLDGVTGWNARRGWLGSLRAVGNVPGGALDATLNGSGVLALVGNVGPARVAGSFPASLPLRPGGTLDLTALDVGALWGRAGQLRATGRATINGPGWDRLAATFAGRLADSAGELSGNVDATYRAGDVTVRFAGERLTGDAALSGGRYEASLRAEPVRLARLLPPGWDVDGLTFAGTVRASGTLAGGPSLVEARNLALRGEQGTAGPFSLYGQATLIRRSGQPDVLEAALDGSLRGGVLKASGTLPAGVRVTARDVNAKAFGAGMVNADLTLSGPLEDLLVAGSASALADAFDARVALSGPLRDARANARVTLKGKGQAGTLYAEASDLNLGVGTVRAHVYGTARQGGNEVQLDLNGAWPRLAGTATATVSGLPSPVILNGNGQGGYTLNAGTLGSGQVSLTPGQGFLPALAGQLRLTPLALVNGTGTATAAVTLSGTLAAPRLAATLTTRDAAVAGVTLADTTGTVTGTPSDLRATLTQAGATVATLEAQTLTLSGLTTSAAGSTLRATGTAGLNGTADLTLTASGVVDGNVRATYRARALELNGNVTAQGLRTTLDLNADPFTGWHGTARVTGGPNGVLTDAATLKVTGSLAHPLVTGEAGLLGAGARLVANADGAQLRLVDGPGATANGVVEVRPDASGSWRWLGTAALTRPELSLSVTPRGPLADPNLTLSVRRGEWRAAGTAGLRSADLTVTDGLAAGSVTWNAGTVRANLPGLDLARLGVPRVGGRLTASGTLEPATGNGQVNVQVKDGASDLTVPYLGITLAGDLSADVTLAGGRPRVQARATLPAGVVNISATQGEGGWTGNLSGTLKREDGTLTASVLSGPAGLTGSVTAARYPLSALGQDVRLEGSVSLGGQTFRAEVTAGNAMGEARLTGDGGLADALPALSALGSLRPTGEGYRVRAGLDDVDLGRLGLAPGLGGRVSGEATLQDGGGTVVVSSPALRIGQKQLGARVEGTLIGGDWRLRGFLGETDFFASLTGGTLSGRATLQALPLGAVVGAITGTPVGEGVVTGVTRFTLPLADPAAGSATVVAERIRVTATSGTGEGAVTETLTGTGTLDYAARELRNVNIQLAGAGTWDVRGGYTRQKVDLSAQFTNTTFTPVLRLVPGLAELTPSLKGSVTLTAAGTYDRPRGLLRAQNLVGSVAGLSLQVPSFAGDLPDSGAFTAGGRILTGGTVGSDGTVDLRGQLTLGRLSGTRVTFTGLLAPQVLGALPNATVTISQASETRWTVDAGSRTPATATTPAGTLRVTGTLAPRPDLTLTARGYNLPLAAIYARESLLSADLRAVDDGTFVRVSGAANFTRLTLGRANAPTTLPAPGQAGGTGGGTNGRTTDDFPSPLPPEYTTFPKPAAETPEERPTPPFLERVVFEDIPIRAPNGIRVDEALARAEFSGNLVLSGTGARPLLRGDVVAQRGTLFLRENEFTLRSGQVTFGGDGILPTFSALASGTVPDSVSGQRVPVTLDVRGGFRLLPNGENALDLRTTLSCTAAGNACTDPATGNPYTEAQLYALVATGVPDLQALPANLASLGTSALQTALNVFVLGEIERNVARALGLDVFRFTPNLLTADGSLGATLTLGSYLTRDLYLQYQVDLNGRGLFDATYSTPDGRVTFKVSTPLNGLNLESVRPSFSAAYNFNRQTSVSLGVQNDEDSTKLRFGVTYRLFAR; encoded by the coding sequence GTGCTGCTGGGCCTGCTGGCCTGGCTGGCTCCCACCCTGCTGGGCCAGTGGGCGCTGCGGCAGGTGAACAGCGCAGGCACGCAGATCACGGCGGACGGGGTGAGCGGGCCGCTCTGGTCACCGACGCTGCGGGGGGCACGGGTGCAGTTGCCCGGCGTGAACGGCACGGCGGCGCAGGCGGGCGTGAGCGTCGCCGGAGTGGACCTGCGGAACAAGACGGTCCGCCTGAACGTGAAGGTCAGGGATGGGGCCGTGAACCTCAGGCTGAAGGACCTGTTGAGCGGCGAGAAGGGCGGGGCGGGGCAGGCGGGGGGCGGGTGGAAGGTCGTGCTGGGCGGCCTCGACGTTCAGGGGACGCGGGTGAACGTGGACGGCTCGGGCGTGAACATCCCCGATGGTCGCTTTCAGGTCACGCCGGGGAAGAACGGGGCACTCGCCATGCGTGGGCAAACTCCCGACGGCGACCTGAACGCCGACGTGACGGTGCGGGAGGGGAAGGCGGGCAATGTCTTCCTGCTCGACCTGGGCGCGGACGCGCGGGTGCTGAACCACTACTGGCCCGGGGTGACGGGCGGGCGCATCACCGGGCGCTACCAGATCGGGGACGGGCCCGTGCGCGGCGACCTGCGGCTCTCGAACGGCAGCGTCCGGGTGCCGGAAGCCCGATTCGTGACCGTACAGGACGTCTCCGGCACGGCCACCCACCGGGGCGACGACATCACCCTGAACCTGGCCGGGCAGGGGTGGAACGGCCCGGTCACCGCGCGGGGCGGCGTGGACCTGAAGGCACGGAACTGGACGGTCACGGCGGACGCCGAGCCCACCGTCGAGGGTCTCGCGCGGGCGCTGGGCACGACGGGCACAGGGGACCTGCGGCTGCGCGTCACGGCGGGTGGCTGGAGCACTGTGCGGGTGAAGGGCTCTGCGAAGGGGGCGGGCCGTCTGGCGGGCGTGCCCTTCCGGGACCTGAACGCGGAGTACACCTTCCTGAGCCGCGAGGGCCAGGCGAGTGGCGAGCAGCCGACGAACGACCTCACCTTCAGCGCGCGGACGGCACTCGCCGGGGAGCAGATCCTGCAGGGCCGCTGGGCCTTCGGGCAGGAGGGGCAGGCCCGCTGGGAGGGCGTCTTCGCCCAGAAGCCGCTGGACGTGGCCGCGAACATCGACGCGCAGAATGTGCTGAGGCTGACGGGGCAGGGCCTGGGCGGACCGCTGACCGGGACCCTGGCCCTGAAGAACCAGGAACTGAGCGCCACGCTCAACCCCACCTACGGCGCGGCGCGGGCACGGGTCGCCCTGAGCGGCCAGCCGAGCGATCTGCGAGCTGTCGTGACGGGGGGCGAGGCTGGACCCTTCGCGCTGGCGGGCACCGCGCAGTTCAACCGCGAGGGGCTGAAGGCCGACCTGGGCGCGGTGCAACTCGACCTCGACCGCAATTTCCGGGGGCAGTGGAGCGCGCGGAACCTGCGGGGGGCCGGAATTACCCTGGGCGGCGGGGGTCGCCTCGACCTGACGGGCGGGGATGTGGTGGGCACGCTGGCGGCGAGCGTCCCGGGCGTGACGGGCACCCTGCGCGGGCCGCTGAACCTGAACTACCTGGAGCAGCGCGGCACCTTTACCCCGGGAGATCAGCGCCTGACCTGGCGGGGAGACGCTTTCACCCTGGAGGCGCGGAACCTGCCCGTCCTGGGCGGGGCGCGGGTGAACGGCACGGCGACGGTGACCAACCAACTGCGGGCGTTCGGTACCCTCACGGCGACCGGGAACGGCTACGCCCTCACCGCCACCGGACAGGGTGACACGGCGCGGCTGCGCGGCACGGCGCGCGGGGTCACGGTGCTGGCCGACACGCGGCTCTCGAACGGGTTCCCCACCACCGCCCGGGTGCAGGGCGCGGACATCCAGGGCACCCTGAGCCTGGACCGGGGCGTGCGCTTCACCCTCAGGGCGGCGGGGCAGACGGCCCGGGGCGTGATCGACGGCGAGAACTGGGACGCGACGGGGCGGGTCAACCTCGCCGCGCTGCGCCCGCTGCTGGGGGTAGAGGACCTGGGGGGCACCCTCGACCTCGCGTTGGCCGGGCGGGGGGGAACGGCGCGGGTGGACGGGACGGTGGCGGGCGCGGCCGTGCGCGGCACCCTGACCCGGGTGGGCGGCGCGGTGACGGCGAACCTGAGGGGCGCTCTCGCCGGGGTGACGGCCAACCTCGCCGGGCGGGTGTACCCCGATGTGCAGGCGAGCGGCACGGCCTCGTGGCAGGGGCAGACCCTGAACGCGGCCCTGAGTGGGGAATACGGCAATCTGCGGGCGCGGCTCACGGGCCGCACGGGCGCACTCTCCTTCGCAGGGGTGACGCTGCCGGGGCAGGCGGTGAACCTCAGCGGCACCCTCACGCCCGCGCTCACGGCGAGCGGGACCTGGGGCGACCTGCGCGCCCGCTATAACGCACGGACGGGGCTGCTCTCGGTCTCCGGGCAGCAGGCGTTGACGGCCTTCGGGCAGGCGGGCCGCGTCCGGGGCGAGGCGACGTGGGGACCCGGCTTCCGGGGCAACGTGAACGCTAGGGGCGTGCTCGACCAGTACACCGTTGCGCTGCGCGGCCCCTGGCAGAACCTGAACGTGCTGCTCACCGACGGAGAGGGCCTGCGCGCGACGGGCACGGCCGCCCTCCCCGCCGGGCGCTACGACCTGGACGTGCGCGGGCCGGTCGCGGGCCTGTATGTGGACGGCCACGTCACCGGCACCGGCACTGAACCGCGCGGCACCGTGAACGTGTTCGACGGCTCGGGCGGGGGCGCCCGCGTCACCCTGCGTGGCTTTTCCGACTTCGACGTGCGCTCACGCGGCCTGACCCTGGCCGGGCAACGGCTGAGGGGCGACCTGACGGCCCGGAACGGGGTGCTGAACGGCGACCTGACCGCCGGGCCGCTGCGCGTGAGGGCGAGCGGCGGGAACGTGACGGCGGGCGGGGAGATCGCGGGCCACCGTGTCACTGCTCAGGGCCGACTCACCCTCCCGGCCACGCTGGAGAACCTGCGCGTGCGCGTGACCGGGCCCTATCTCACCGCCGAGGCGACGGGCGGCGTGGCGAACCTAAGCGGCACCGTGCGAGTTCGGGAGCAGACCTTCGGGCAGGGGACGGCCCGGGTGACCCTCCCCGCACAGGTGTTCCCGCTGGCCGCCTCCCTCACGGGCGCGCGGGCGGAGGTGGGCGGGCTGACGTACCGGGCGGGCACCTGGGGGGGCAGCGCGGGTCTCCGCTACGCCCTCGCCGGGCAGGCGGGCACCGTGCGCCTCCTGGGAGATGGGGCACGGCTGAGCGCCGCGCCCACGGGACCACTCGGCGGACGGGTGACGTTGCTGCCGCAAGTCGGGGGGACGCTGACCGCCCGCCTCGCCCCCTTCCTGCCGCTGCTGCCGGAGGCGGTGCGGGCGCAGGTCGTGCCGGGGGAACTCGTGGCCTCCCTGAATCCACGTGGGGCAACTCTGAGTACCCGGGGAACCCGCTACCTGAGCGACCCGCTCAACCTGAACGGACGGGTAGGCTGGGCACGCGGCGTGACGGCGACGGCTACCCTGACGCACCCCGACGCGCGGGCCACCTTGCGCTACGACGGACGGGACCTGACTGTGCGCGGGGTGCGGCTGGATGCTCAACTCCTGCGGCCCCTGGTGGAGACGAGCGGCAGGGTGACCGCTGACCTGACGGTCCCGGGGCTCGACTTTGGCAGAGCGGACGGCCGGGCACGGGTGAACGTGACGGCGGCGGGACAGCCGGTGACCGGAACCGTCTCGCTGGCGAACGGGCAACCTACAGCCGACCTCCGGGCCGGGCCGCTGCGCCTGACCGTTCGGGACGGGCAAGTGAACGCCAGCGGCGAACTCGCGGGCCACCGCCTCGACGCGAAGGCCCAGCTCAGCGGGCTCACGACCCTGAGTGGTCTGCGGGTCGCCGTGCATGGGCCGTACCTCACCGCGAACGCGGCGGGGGACCTCGCCCGACTGCGCGGCTCGCTGGGTTTGAAGGGGCAGACCTTCGGGGCGGGTGGGGCGAGTCTGAGTCTCCCCTCCCAGACGCTGCCGCTGACCGCCTCGGTGACGGGGGGGCGGCTGGGGCTGGGCGGCCTGACGTATGCGGGCGGGCGCTGGAGTGGACGCGCGGGGCTGCGCTACAGCCTGGGTGGCCGGGAGGGGACGCTGGGCCTCGTCGGGGAGGGCGCGGGGCTCGCCGCCGTCCCCTCCGGCCCACTGGGTGGACGGGTGACGCTCCTCCCCGGGCTGGGCGGCACCCTGATCGCCGACCTCGCCCCCTTCCTCACGGCACTCCCCGCCGAGGTGCGGGCGGAGGTCGTGCCGGGGCAGCTCACGGCGCAGGTGCGGGCGGACGGGGCGACGCTGGGCAGCCGGGGCAGCCGTTATCAGGGTGACCCCCTGAATCTGGCCGGTCGGGTGAGCTGGCGCGGGGGGATGACAGCCTCGGCGGAACTGACCCACCCCGGCACCCGCATTCCGCTGCGCTACGACGGCCGGAACCTCATCATTTCGGGCGCCGAGGTGAACGCGCGCTTCCTGCGCCCCGTGCTGGAGGCGACAGGGCAGGTCACGGCGAGCCTGACGGTGCCGGGGCTCGACTTCGGGCGGGCGAACGGGCAGGCGCAGGTGGACCTGACGGCGGCGGGGCAGCGTGCCGTCGGCGGGGTCACGCTGAGGGGCGGGCAACTGTCTGCCGACCTGACCAGCAACCTCGCCGGGTTGGACGTGCGGGTCCGTGGCCCCCTCTACCCCCGGGCGAACGCCGGGCTGAACGTCGGCGATGTGCGGGGCACCCTGAGCGGGGATGCGGCGGAAGTGCTCACCCTGCGCGCCGCCGGAACGTATGAGGGCCGTGCCCTCGACCTGACCGCCGTGGGACGGGCGCTGACCGGTCCGGACGCGGCGGCGACCCTGCGGGCCACGGTTGCCGGAGCCAATGTGGACCTGGACCTGAACCGGGCGAGGGACGACTGGCGCGTGGGCGGCACCTTCGCCGCGCCGGACCTGCGGGTACTGGCGGGCACGGCGGGGCAGATCAGCGGCACCATCGGCGGAACCCTGCGGAACCTGCGGGTGAACGCGGCTGGCGAGGTGGCGGGGGCCACCTTCCAGGCCCCGGCCACCTTCACGGGTGGCGTGCTGCGGCTGAACGGCGCGACGGCCAGCCTCTCCTTCGGCAACCTGCGGGCGAGCGGGCCGGTCTTCCCCGCCCTGGCGCTGAGCGCGAAGGCGACGTTGACCGAGGGGCTGCCGGGTACGTATACCGTGCAGGCGCGCGGATCGCTGGGCAAGCCGGACGTGACGGCGCAGGGCACGCTGGTCAGCGGGGCCAGTGGCCTTCAGGCGGACAGCTCGCGCCTTACCGCGCGGCTGCTGGGCCGGGACTGGAAGCTCAATGTCACGGGCGAACCGCTGGCCGGATTCGTGCGGGGCCAGCTTGGCAGCGGGGCGCTCGGAGGCTTGCAGGACAGCCGCCTGAACATCCACACGACCTTCCTGTCGGGGGAGACGAGGGTGCGGCTCGACGGCGTGACCGGGTGGAACGCGCGGCGCGGATGGCTGGGCAGCCTGCGGGCAGTGGGAAACGTGCCGGGTGGGGCGCTCGACGCGACGCTGAATGGGTCGGGCGTCCTCGCCCTGGTAGGCAACGTGGGTCCGGCGCGGGTGGCCGGAAGCTTCCCGGCGAGCCTCCCCCTGCGGCCGGGCGGCACCCTCGACCTCACCGCGCTCGATGTGGGTGCCCTGTGGGGCCGGGCGGGGCAACTGCGCGCCACTGGCCGCGCGACGATAAATGGACCGGGCTGGGACCGGCTGGCGGCGACCTTCGCGGGCCGCCTGGCCGACTCCGCGGGCGAGCTGAGCGGCAACGTGGACGCGACCTACCGCGCCGGGGACGTGACCGTGCGCTTCGCGGGTGAGCGGCTGACGGGGGATGCGGCGCTAAGCGGTGGGCGCTACGAGGCGTCTCTGCGGGCCGAGCCCGTGCGGCTGGCGCGGCTGCTGCCCCCCGGCTGGGACGTGGACGGGCTGACCTTCGCCGGAACGGTGCGCGCCTCGGGGACGCTGGCAGGTGGACCCTCGCTGGTCGAGGCCCGCAACCTCGCGCTGAGGGGCGAGCAGGGGACGGCGGGGCCTTTCAGCCTGTACGGCCAGGCCACCCTGATCCGCCGGTCCGGGCAGCCCGACGTGCTGGAGGCCGCGCTCGACGGCAGCCTGCGCGGCGGGGTGCTCAAGGCCAGCGGCACCCTCCCGGCGGGCGTGCGCGTGACGGCGCGGGACGTGAATGCGAAAGCTTTCGGGGCGGGCATGGTGAACGCCGACCTCACCCTCAGCGGGCCGTTGGAGGACCTGCTGGTGGCGGGAAGTGCCTCCGCCCTCGCCGACGCCTTCGACGCCCGGGTGGCGCTCTCCGGTCCGTTGCGGGACGCTCGGGCGAATGCACGGGTGACCCTGAAGGGCAAGGGCCAGGCCGGAACGCTCTACGCCGAGGCGAGTGACCTCAACCTCGGGGTGGGCACCGTCCGGGCACATGTGTATGGCACAGCACGGCAGGGCGGGAACGAGGTGCAACTCGACCTGAACGGGGCGTGGCCGCGGCTGGCGGGCACGGCGACCGCGACCGTCTCCGGCCTGCCCTCCCCCGTCATCCTCAACGGGAATGGACAGGGGGGGTACACGCTGAACGCCGGAACGCTCGGCTCCGGCCAGGTCTCCCTCACCCCCGGCCAGGGCTTCCTCCCGGCGCTCGCCGGGCAGCTTCGCCTCACCCCGCTCGCGCTGGTGAACGGCACGGGGACGGCGACCGCGGCCGTGACCCTCTCGGGCACCCTGGCCGCGCCCCGACTGGCCGCGACACTGACCACCCGGGACGCGGCGGTGGCGGGGGTCACTCTGGCCGACACGACCGGGACCGTCACGGGCACCCCCAGCGACCTGCGCGCCACGCTCACCCAGGCCGGGGCGACCGTCGCCACGTTGGAGGCGCAGACCCTCACCCTGAGCGGTCTGACCACGAGCGCGGCGGGAAGCACCCTGCGCGCGACCGGAACGGCCGGGCTGAACGGCACTGCCGACCTCACGCTGACGGCCAGCGGCGTGGTGGACGGCAACGTGCGGGCGACGTACCGGGCACGAGCGCTTGAGCTGAATGGCAACGTGACGGCGCAGGGCCTGCGGACAACGCTGGACCTGAACGCGGACCCCTTCACGGGCTGGCACGGCACCGCCCGGGTGACCGGCGGGCCGAACGGCGTGCTCACCGACGCGGCGACCCTGAAGGTCACAGGCTCCCTCGCGCACCCTCTCGTGACGGGAGAGGCGGGGCTGCTGGGGGCGGGCGCGCGGCTGGTGGCGAACGCCGACGGCGCGCAGCTCCGCCTGGTGGATGGCCCCGGCGCGACGGCGAACGGCGTGGTGGAAGTCCGCCCGGACGCCTCGGGGAGCTGGCGCTGGCTGGGCACGGCGGCCCTCACCCGCCCCGAACTCAGCCTGAGCGTCACGCCACGGGGGCCGCTCGCCGACCCCAACCTCACCCTGAGCGTGCGGCGGGGCGAGTGGCGGGCGGCGGGCACGGCGGGCCTGCGCTCGGCCGACCTCACCGTGACCGACGGCCTCGCCGCCGGGAGCGTGACCTGGAACGCGGGCACCGTGCGGGCGAACCTGCCCGGCCTCGACCTCGCCCGCCTGGGCGTGCCGCGGGTGGGCGGGCGGCTCACGGCGAGCGGGACGCTGGAGCCCGCCACGGGGAACGGACAAGTGAACGTGCAGGTCAAGGACGGGGCGTCCGACCTCACCGTGCCGTACCTGGGGATCACCCTCGCGGGAGACCTGTCGGCGGACGTGACCCTGGCGGGCGGGCGGCCCCGGGTGCAGGCACGCGCGACCCTGCCCGCCGGGGTGGTCAATATCAGCGCCACCCAGGGCGAGGGGGGCTGGACCGGCAACCTGAGCGGCACCCTGAAGCGGGAGGACGGGACCCTCACGGCGAGCGTCCTCTCCGGCCCGGCAGGGCTGACGGGCTCGGTTACGGCGGCGCGTTACCCGCTCAGCGCGCTGGGGCAGGACGTGCGGCTGGAGGGGAGCGTCAGCCTGGGCGGGCAGACCTTCCGGGCGGAAGTCACGGCGGGGAACGCGATGGGCGAGGCGCGGCTGACGGGCGACGGTGGCCTGGCCGACGCGCTTCCCGCCCTGAGCGCGCTGGGCAGCCTGCGCCCCACCGGGGAGGGCTACCGGGTGCGGGCGGGGCTCGACGACGTGGACCTCGGGCGGCTGGGGCTCGCGCCGGGGCTGGGGGGCCGGGTGAGCGGGGAGGCGACCCTCCAGGACGGCGGCGGCACGGTCGTCGTGAGCAGCCCGGCCCTGAGGATCGGGCAGAAGCAGCTCGGCGCGCGGGTGGAGGGCACCCTGATCGGCGGGGACTGGCGCCTGCGCGGCTTCCTGGGCGAGACGGACTTCTTCGCCAGCCTGACGGGCGGCACCCTGAGCGGGCGGGCCACCCTCCAGGCGCTGCCGCTGGGCGCGGTGGTCGGGGCCATCACGGGCACCCCGGTGGGCGAGGGCGTGGTGACAGGCGTGACCCGCTTCACCCTCCCGCTCGCCGATCCCGCTGCGGGCAGCGCCACCGTGGTCGCCGAGCGCATCCGCGTGACCGCCACCAGCGGCACGGGCGAGGGCGCGGTGACCGAGACGCTGACCGGCACAGGCACGCTCGACTACGCGGCGCGGGAACTGCGGAACGTGAACATCCAGCTTGCCGGGGCGGGCACCTGGGACGTGCGCGGCGGCTACACCCGCCAGAAGGTGGACCTCAGCGCCCAGTTCACGAACACGACCTTCACCCCCGTGCTGCGGCTGGTGCCGGGCCTCGCCGAACTCACGCCCTCGCTCAAGGGGAGCGTGACCCTCACGGCAGCGGGCACGTACGACCGGCCGCGCGGCCTGCTGCGGGCACAGAATCTCGTCGGCAGCGTGGCGGGCCTGAGTCTCCAGGTTCCCTCCTTCGCGGGGGACCTGCCGGACTCGGGGGCCTTCACGGCGGGCGGGCGAATCCTGACCGGCGGCACGGTGGGCAGCGACGGCACCGTGGACCTGCGCGGGCAGCTCACGCTGGGGCGGCTGTCGGGGACGCGGGTGACGTTCACCGGCCTGCTCGCCCCGCAGGTGCTGGGCGCGCTGCCAAACGCGACGGTGACCATCTCTCAGGCGAGCGAGACGCGCTGGACGGTGGACGCGGGGAGCCGCACCCCCGCCACGGCGACCACGCCCGCGGGCACCCTGCGTGTCACCGGCACGCTCGCGCCCCGGCCCGACCTCACCCTGACGGCGCGGGGATACAACCTGCCGCTCGCCGCAATCTACGCCCGCGAGAGCTTGCTGAGCGCCGACTTGCGGGCAGTGGATGACGGCACTTTCGTGCGGGTGAGCGGGGCGGCGAATTTCACCCGGCTGACGCTGGGCCGCGCGAATGCGCCGACCACCCTCCCCGCGCCGGGCCAGGCGGGGGGCACGGGCGGCGGCACGAATGGGCGCACGACGGACGACTTCCCCAGCCCGCTGCCCCCCGAGTACACGACCTTCCCCAAGCCCGCGGCGGAGACGCCGGAGGAGCGCCCAACTCCGCCCTTCCTGGAGCGGGTGGTCTTCGAGGACATCCCCATCCGGGCACCGAACGGCATCCGGGTCGATGAGGCACTGGCCCGCGCCGAGTTCAGCGGGAACCTGGTGCTGTCGGGCACAGGCGCGCGGCCCCTGCTACGCGGCGACGTCGTGGCCCAGCGCGGCACGCTCTTCCTGCGTGAGAACGAGTTCACGCTCCGCAGTGGACAGGTGACGTTCGGGGGCGACGGCATCCTGCCCACCTTCTCCGCCCTCGCCAGCGGCACGGTGCCCGACAGCGTCAGCGGGCAGCGGGTGCCCGTCACACTCGACGTGCGGGGCGGCTTCCGCCTGCTGCCCAACGGCGAGAACGCGCTGGACCTCCGCACCACCCTGAGCTGCACGGCGGCGGGCAACGCCTGCACCGACCCGGCGACCGGCAACCCCTACACCGAGGCGCAGCTCTACGCGCTCGTGGCGACGGGCGTGCCCGACCTGCAGGCGCTGCCCGCCAACCTCGCCTCACTGGGCACCAGCGCCCTGCAAACCGCCCTGAACGTCTTTGTCCTGGGCGAGATCGAGCGCAACGTGGCCCGAGCCCTGGGTCTGGACGTCTTCCGCTTCACGCCCAACCTGCTGACGGCAGACGGCTCGCTAGGGGCGACGCTCACGCTGGGCTCGTACCTCACCCGTGACCTCTACCTGCAATATCAGGTGGACCTGAACGGGCGGGGCCTGTTCGACGCCACCTACAGCACCCCGGACGGCCGCGTGACCTTCAAGGTCAGCACGCCACTGAACGGCCTGAACCTGGAGTCGGTGCGCCCCAGCTTCAGCGCCGCCTACAACTTCAACCGCCAGACGAGCGTGAGCCTGGGCGTGCAGAACGACGAGGACAGCACGAAGCTGCGGTTCGGGGTGACGTACCGGCTGTTTGCAAGGTAG